The segment ATGGCGGAGGTGAAGGATTACGCTTGTCATAGAGCTGGTGAGCCTGCTTCTAATAAGAAGTCTAGGGTTTTGAAGAGGGAGCCTTATCAGTCGAAGAGGTGTGGGTGTGGTTTTAGGATTAGAGCGATTGTCCCCATTGCTAATTATAATGAAAAGGATAAGACTTTTGTGTACGAGGAAGAAGGGACAGCTGTTTTTAAGATGTATGCTGTTCATTCAGGGCATGAGCCTGGGGCGATGGATGGGAATGCGAGGATCATGCATCGGCTTGTTGGTCACAAGGGATTTTTGATGGAGCATGATGTGGTTTATGGTGTGAGGGAAGAAGAGCTGGAGACTGAGGAGATTGGGAAGGAcgatggtggtggaggagataTGCGTTTGGGTGTCTTGCATCAGGTGCATGAGCTGAGGACTGAGCTTGGTACTCTAGAGGGGAAGATTGGGAAGATTCCGGAAGAGATGTTGGGTTCGGTGTCCAGAGAGTTGTTTGAGATGCTCAACAAGATGAGGAACATCGATGACGAGGGTGTTGTTAAGGGGACTACGGGATTGCTTTCTGACAAGGCACGCTCAGATGAAATCCTTGCTGGAGATAACGATTTAGCTCATTGGAGTGACCATCACCATCAGCATGAGCATTTGTATGGAGATGGGAAGGATACAGAACTTATCGAAGATGATGAAGACAGTTTTGGGAGGAGCCTTGATGATGTTGTTCCTTGGGAACAGATAAGGCCACCATCTGGGTGTACAAGTCCAAAGGATATCTTGTCTGAAACATCATGTAAGCCAGAGAAATGGTTAAAGTGCAATGACTTTGATGAGAAGAGCATTCTCAACTGTGAAGATTCTAAACTAACAAAACCGATGAGACACGATGAAGGTATAGTATCAGACGTAGGTTTAGTTGGTATACAAGTGGATAGCTTCTATCAAGATAACTCCAAATGGTATGATTCTCCTTGTGAAGAAGACAATGGATTCAGACATGGAGAGATTTTGTAGAAACACGGTAAGGTTTCGTCTTTATAAACCAGTTTCTAACTCAGCTATCACACACATCTTATGTATATCATAACTGGGGGATCAGATTGTATATTTATGCATTCTATAAGTCGAGagtattttgttttgtatgttgTAGCCTGTAGAGGTTTCTTTGTGTGCTTATGTAAAATGAAACCCATATTGTGTctctgcatatatatataacattgtTGTTAGTTTTATTTAACCTTTGTGTAATTTAACAAATGAAACCCACTATTAACATCACCGCCTCCAACTGATCCACCACTCATCTCTATTGCTGTTTCGAATCTGATTCCGTTAGTGTTCCGATCGAATTCAAAATTTCAGTGGATTTACCTTGAAATAAGATGGCAGCTTTGAAAGGTTACGGCTTGATCTCCATTGACTCTGCTCTCCACTCCCCTCGTGCTCATCAATTCGAGGGCTACAAGAGGTTTCGCTCTCTCCTCTTAAAAAgcaatccttttttttttctgaatctTCGCAAGGAATTGGATGTTAAGATACATTAGTGGTGTTTGTGAGAGACGTAGTCTTATGGTTCTTAGTGGGgttataaaaaaagtttattacCGAACATCATTACTCGAAACTCTGTTTTGTCTCTGATTTATTAAATATGCTCTGCTTTATCTTCTCATCACGCAGAAGAAGGAACGCGAGATGGATCACTCCAATAGCAGCTCTAGTACCTAACTTCCATCTCCCAATGCGTAGCCTAGAAGACAAGAACAGGTCGGTTTAGCTTCAGTTCCGGTTTTAGTATCCGCTAGTGTTTCTTTTGAaccatttctctctctctccctctctttcaCGGGACGAACACAGACGACATAAGGTCTCTTAGAGTGATCACAGCCATCAAGACACCTTATCTCCCCGACGGAAGATTCGACCTCGAAGCATACGATGAGCTAGTCAACACGCAGATTGAAAAAGGCGCTGAAGGTGTGATCGTTGGCGGTACAACCGGCGAAGGCCAGCTGATGAGCTGGGATGAACACATCATGCTTATAGGCCATACCGTGAACTGTTTCGGCTCAAGAATCAAAGTCATTGGCAACACAGGAAGCAACTCAACGAGGGATTGTTGTGTGGAGAGGGAATGATGATCAGTGCCATGACTCTAGATGGGAtcatgggggggggggggggactGGAGTTATATCGGTTTACTAGCAATTTGGTTCCTGGTTTGATGAGGAAGTTAATGTTTGAAGGGAGAAACTCGGAGTTGAACTCGAAGCTTCTGCCTTTAATAGAGTGGGTGTTCCAAGAACCGAATCCGATTGGTGTTAACACAGCTTTGGCTCAGCTGGGAGTTGCGCGGCTGGTGTTTAGGCTACCTTATGTGCCATTGCCTTTGTCCAAAAGAGTTGAGTTTGTTAAACTGGTGAAGGAGATCGGAAGGGAGCATTTTGTTGGGGAGAGAGATGTTCAGGtgcttgatgatgatgacttcGTTTTAATCGGTCGGTATTAGATTATGTCTTCCTTGAAGATTTGGTTCTGTTCATTTTTAGCTGGTGGATCATATATAGTTGCTCTGGTTTGTTGCATTTTGTAATGAATCTCGTTTTATTTGCTTACAATCTTCTGTCTTGAATAATGTTTCATGGACTCcggtttagatatatttttggttaaggCAAAATAATAAAGCTTACAATTCTAAACCGGGAAAAGCCGGTTGGGATTCGATTTAACATAAGTTATAAGTAAACTTAAAATAGAGCATATGTCACCAATTCGAGCCCGTTCAAAGTGGTTGCGTCTCAACTTAGTTGCGGCTCCCCATCAGGGTTCGATTCCATATTGGTACCAATTTCTCGAGCATTAGTCTCGAGACCTTCCCAGTTCAATCTGGTGTTTCTCCGTCGGGGGTGACTCCGTGCGGTTCTTTGACTTCTTCTTCCACTCGTGGAATGACACATCCCAGTTCATTTTGGTGTAATCTCAACCAATGTGTTGAGGAGGTAATCTAAATTacctttctttttatattttaattagatttttttactTGATTTTAGTGAGTTGATGTAGGTAAGTCAATGGTTGAGATCTGAACGTGACCATTTATCGGATCActaatcttaaattttatgttaattttgttatatgataatttattaactgttgaaaaatataaaagaatattttatcttttcaaaacatttggaaaaatacataattttagttttttttttactttcatttCACATGCGAAATATCAAAacgaaaaataatttaaaataatttaacaaattttataacaaGTTAAAAATTACgacataatataataaaaatatatttagacttaaagtctttaaatatttaaataccaaatgtgaataataaagtttaaattaaaattcagaacaaacaaaaaataaaacataaaattgtaATAGATTAccgataacaaaaataaactaataccaaatcatataatctagttttattaataaattcataatccacatgatcatatcatctttctttaaactaaaaattaatttcttaattagaatacaaaaaaaattctaattatgcaactgaaaattttaaaagaacaattaaaaattatatattggttcaaccggtaagCGGATTCCAGATTTTACaagatttttatataatgtttttttttctaaaacacatACCAAACTAAATATCGGATTGACCAGTTTGACCGTGGATCCGGATCGAATTTCAAAAACACTGGTATAAGTCGATTGCTCTAATATCCATTTTCTGTAACAAATCAGATAATTTTGTGACCTGTAGATCTGAGCTGGTTTTGTAAAGATAATTTTGTAAGAGgcaaagagagagatgaagaggaTGAGATAAGAAGCCTTTTGGAAACACAATGAACACACATGATTAACGAGGCTAAGGACTATGACCAATAAAAATCTTACTCATTGGTGAAGAAGCTTAATACTAATAAAGACTAAATGGCGATTTGAAGGAAGAAATTAACATCTAGAATTATTAGCATGCTTCAAAATGAGCAAAGACCTATACTACTTTCCTCAGAGTAAGCATTGTCTACCCACAGACAAAGAGATGATGGGTCGTCTTTAAACCATGCATCAAACATAAAACCAAAGCTTATAAAAGCACTCAACAAGTATATTATAAATGGCAAAAGATTCACTATAGACTGTGGGTAATTTATATAGTTGGTACTGCTTACAATGATGAGTTTTGTTGGTCCATATCAAAATCACCACGCCCCTTCCATTATTTTCACGATGGTACCATATATGAATCCCCCATCTAAGCTTAGTACTCTCATCCATTACATGTGTGTTTAGTCagctatattaaataaaacattcaaAATTCATTTTACGAGCAAAAAGAAAAGGTGGATGTATATAATTGTTTATCCACTGTCCTTGCACTGCACAGCCCTATATCAGAAAAAGATTATAACGGTCCTTGGACCTTATCCTTGACTAACAGCTAGAAGTGAGTTAGAGCTGGGAATTTGATTCATTATCCGCGGGTCCCGCCCCGTTTGACCCgccgcggggcgggtgcggatcgagtgatttgaaaaaaattgttcgcGGGTGCGGGTGTGGGTCGAGTGATTTTaacgcggggcgggtgcgggtcgaccGAATTTAAACTGCgggtacccgccaacccgcaaaaaaaaaaattctttttaaaatatgttttttttaataaaaattatgtttttttataaaaaataataaaaagtacgaatattttttaaaatttaattaaaatatattattttatattattttttaaaaaaatattaattaaaataatttttttttgttattttttatattacccGCGGGTCCCGCGGGTTATCCGCTAATTTATGCGGGGCGGGGCGGGTCTTACATTTTTTAGATGCGGGTCAAGCGGGTCGAATTTTTGAATCGAAAAAATGAGTCGACCCGCAGCGGGgcggggcgggtcggggcgggtCGACCCGCAAACCCAGCACTAAAGTGAGTCAAGGATCGTCTATGTAAATCTTATTTAACTTGGACCTCAGTAGTGTGTCGGTGATGTGGGAATAGTAATAAACATAAGCCCATTGGGCTCTTCAATAATACAgtactaaattattattattatttttttaaatgataaagaACGTGGACCCAAAGGGACACTCTCTTCTCACTTCACTCCACGACCACGTGGGATATTTATTAAGTTCAATTTCCAACGGTCCTTTGCCTTTTAGTTACttaatttatctatattttaaagaaaaccCCACATATTTAATTAACACTACGTTGCATGGCCCAATGATAATCGTGATTACTTTTCGTAATTGTAAATGTACCAAAGACCATGACAAAAACCTCAAACTAGAAAGTTAAAGTTTCAACAGTGACACAAAAACAAGAAATCAGAAGCAACCATACAGgtctaaattaatttaaaaagaagATTAAAACTTAAACCTCACTCTCTAATCCCAGTCTTAAGAAACAAAATcaacacacaaaaataaaagaaaattagaaaacgAACAAAAGGGAGTGGCAGTCTGCGTAATTACGAGAACATGCAAGGGTTGGTGGTTCATAGAAATATAGATGTGGCGGTAAGTGTGACCAATACGGTGACGTACGCAGAAGCGCTCACGTGAAACGCCGCGTTTTTAGCCTTGCTGTCCTCTGAACTTGTCGGCGAGTCTGACGGAGCTCCTCCCGGCGAATCATCCACTGGAGGCGCAGGCGGAGACGCTGCGACAGGTGACGGTGCTTCGGCTGGAGAGGGTGACTTAGCCGGAGACGGTGTCGGTGCACTCACCGGTTCCGGCGCCGGCGCCGGAGATGGTGATTTCCCGAAGAGCTTGGTAGGGAGGAGAACTTTATCCACCGTGAATATCACGACGGGTGTCTCATCGACCACCGTGTCGGCGAGTCTCGACGGACCAACGCCGGTGTGGAGGATAACCTCGTCGCCGGAAGTTGACGTCGTCAAATCGTATTTACCGGCACCGTTAGTGGCTAACGTGGAGATAGCGTCTTTGTTAGTCTTCAAGGAGCCTTTGGGTTTGTATTCGGATAGAGCGTGATACTCTAGGAGCGAGACCACCTCAGCTTGCGTGAGCTTGGTCAGATCCGGTACGCCTTCGGCTTTGAAAGCTTCATCGGACGGTGCAAAAACGGTCAACCCTTTTTCAACGGTGGATTCGTAGGTCTTGAGCACACCGCTCGTGACGAGCAGGTTCGCAAAGGTTTTACAACCGGCTTTCTCGAGAAGGCCGGTGATGTTGCTGAGCCCGTCGGCGGAGGGAGCCGGTGCGGTTAGGATTCCGGGGGCGATGATCGGAGCGTCGATCTCGAGGACGGAGATGTTGTAAGGGATCTGCTTGACGGATTTGGTGTAGGAAGACTCGAGCTTTGAGCCGGGAGCGGCGGAGCCGAAGCCGACTTTGCCGCCTTTGAGATCGGTGACGTTGACGAAGCCTAGGTTTCCGGGGGCGTTGCCGGTGGTTTGGTAAAGGGTGGTGGTGAGAGTGGTGCCTTGGGAGATCTTGTGGAGCTTGATGGGGTCGTAGTAGTCGAGGAGGACGAGGAGGCTGAGTGCGTTTTTGACGACGGAGAGGGGGTGTTTTCCGGCGAGGGAAGACATTGCGCCATTGTTGAGGACGAGGAGGGTGATGGTGGTGCGGCTGTTGATTTCGTCGGCGAGCTTTGTTTGGGAGAGGTAGCTGTTGAAGGAGGAGTACTCCGGTGATTCTGAGAGGATTTGGGTGATGTTGTGGGCGGTGACGGTGGAAAGGACGGCGAGGAGAGATATAGTGAATGCGAGGAGAGAGAAGGCACGTGATGAAGAAGccatttgagtttttttgacGGTTGAGTGGAAGTTGTGGACTGTCGGAAAAGAAAGTGAGAAGACACAAGTTAAGGAAGGAGATTAAATAAGTGGTTAGATGTTAACCATGGTTGTGTTAAATAACACGGGTTGGTTTGAGAGAACACGTGCTTTTGTTAAAAAAGCCTGAAATCGCGTAAATGGGCTTTCGGGCTTGTTTTCTCCGGTTCTACTTACAAAAGCAAGCGTTATATCACCACCATTATAAtgacatcattttttttttgtgcaacaatGACATCATTTTGTTAGTATAAGGGAATATCCTACTTTTACCATTTCACACTCTACATTATATTCTTTTCTCTTTTactaaatagttaaatatacattcaatttttttagtttacaatAATTGCATTTTCATATCTTACGTTCATTCTATCAATTTGTAATATGTCTAGTATCCGTAGATTATATCATCTTTCTACAATAGCTTTAAATCTAGTCAGAATCAATTTTGATACATGGTCATCAGTAGTTGGTAATTTGGTACAATCTTTCTTTCTaaagtggagaagaaggttCTGATTGCCGACAAAATCAtcaattgataaataaatagtttcataaaataaagaaattatttactttgtcaagaaaaaaaaagaaattatttactttaacaaaataaaatacgaCAGGTAGAATATTTTAATAGTCCTACAAAATCTACAAAAGCTAAATCATTACACAAAAAAGAACATAATAACCACTCTACTAGTGGGCGGAGACGAGGAggctttttatttatttatttaacagcCCATCATATGGTAAGGAAGAAGAGGCTGCACGTGTGAGCAAACACGGGTCACGTGTCACTCGCTTCCTCACCTTTGGGCCTGTCTTAAGCCCATACTCCGTAAGCCGTTGAAAACCAACGACGAAGTTCAAAAAGCTCCGCCGCAGATTCTCAAGATCGGATCTTTTTTGCCGCTAGAGAAAGAGATGGAGAGGAAACGTGTGGAGCTGCAACACTTACAACTACGGAGACGGTCTCTACTGGGACGCTCGCTACGTGCAAGACGCGCTATCCTTCGACTGGTACCGTACCTACTCTACTCTTCTTTTCGCCCTTTCGTCAGAAGCTTCGTCCCTACTTTAGAGCATTCAAATTTGAACTCTTTGGAGCAGTTATGTCGGAGGATATGGTCAAGGACGGATACGAGGAGATAATGAATGTTGACATATCTTCAGTGGCTATCGAGATGATGTGAACCAAACATGCTTATGTTCCTCAGCTCAAATGTACAAACGCTTTTTTACATCTCTAGTTTCagttacttgttttttttttaaaggaagaAGCTTTATTGATGCCCAACAGATATGCAAATGGATGTTAGAGATATGAGCTACTTTGAAGACGAGTCATTTGACACTGTCATTGATAAAGGTGAGTCCTTTAGTCTCCTCTgctctgcttttttttttgtttgttctggTGGATAATTAGAGGttgtggttttgtttttttttgtctgttcAGGAACACTTGATTCATTGATGGTACGGACAGTAGTGTGTATCTTGAATCTTCTCATCCTCCTTTTTGTTTAACGGTATTACATGTCTCcatgtttaagttttttttttcttttcttttgtggcGGTGTGTGTGTGTAGTGTTGGCAAGGATGCTCCTCTAAGTGCTTGGAGAATGTTGGGTGAAGTTAGCAGGTTACATAGTTAGTTAGCACCACCTAATGTGTCATGGATCATCATATCAATTTGCCATTTATTGGATTCCACCTTTTAACATTGaacaatatatttatgaacCAACGacactcttttatttttcattaatgCAGGCTGATTAAACCTGGAGGGACCTATTTCttggtaaataataaaatatttactctCACTTGCATTCCCATCATCACCTTAAAACATTTGACTTGTGTCTATGTTATAGATAACCTACGGTGGTCCCAAAGTGAGAATGCCTCATTTGACTCCTGCATACAACTGGAACATCTCCTTATATATACTACGTAAGCTTCCACTTCTTTTGATGAAACTGCACTCTCTTGTCTTAAGCCCTTTTCATTCCGTTGCAGCAAGACCAGGGTTTTAAAAAACCAGGAAGCAGTAGCTACTCAGCAGCGAAATCGCGTCTAGAAGCTATACCTTTGACAAGTGAAGGGATGCTACCACATGATTATGTTCTGGAGGATCCTGATTCCCATTTTATTTACATATGCAACAAGAAAGGTTGAAGAGAAGTAGCTCAAATACCCTCATACCCATTAATGGAGTAGCATGTTTTGTAGTGATACTTGTCTTTTTCAATCTCATCCCCATGTATATCAACGGTCTCTTGTTGTATGTTCTATGTGTGTGTGTAATCTTATCGCAATTGAATGGGAGGTTTATACTCTAAAAGTTTATACTCTCCTTTTATACGGATAAACATGTTCTCAACTAAATTTATTCATTTCATCACAAACAACAAACAGAATCTTATGAAAAAGGGTCGGTTGCATTTTCATTCAGAGCCAAGTTTCAGCTTCTGATCCACCACCTTCGAGCTTAGCTACAGGCAGTTTGAAAAACAAAAGTAGATGCTGATTAATAAACCATTTTACTAGTTAAGTAAATAACGAAGAAGCTACGGTAgggaaacaaaaaaacttaCAGCAGGATTGGTGAAGATTATCAACTGTTTATCTTCAGTTGAAACTAAGAGGTTAGTGTTGTCTGTGTTCAGAGCCATAGCTGTTACATCCTGTCCTTCACCAAGCTTCATCTCATGGAATGCCTACAGAAGATGAAACATCTTGTTTTTGTTAAGCAAACATATCATCAAGAACCATCTAAAGCGTTTGAATAGTATATAGTAGTACCTTGAGAGTGTATAAGTTGAGGAAGCAAACTGAAGGAGATGGGATGTCAATTTCATTGGCTCCATTTGATGAATCTTCTTCAACAGTGTCTGAGAATGAGTTCACACTAATTACAGCACTTTGACCGTCCATGGATAATTCCATGCAGCTTATACTACATGAGGAAGGAAGTCTTGCTTTGGAAATGAGAGCTCCGTTAATGGTGAAGGTGGTGATAGAGTTTTCAGATCTACTCCAGACAACTATAACGCCGTCAGAAGAAACACAGAGAGCGTGTGCCTTGACGCCAAAAAGCCGTCTTATTAGCCGACCGTTTCTTATAGAGTGCACTAGCACATCAGGTGACTCAGAGGATGATACAACTATCCCTTGTTCTGAGCTTACACAGCAACATGTTATCTCTCTTAGGTGGCCATGGAGCACTTGTATTGGCCCTTCAATGCGACGCTTTTTGGTGTTGCTTGTGGAGGAAGGTATTGTCTCAGAGTTTTTGTTCTGTTCTGACTCATTTGTTTGAGAACTGGCTCCCTTGTGAAGTTTCCACAGCAACAGAGTTGTGTCTCGTGAACCTGTCACAAGGAAGTTGCTGTCTGTAGACAAAGCTAAGCATGTTACAGGACCACAGTGACCAAAAGCTGTTTCTAGTGTTTTTGCTCCATCTGATGAAACTAGCTTGATGCTGTTATCCACATGTCCACCTAAGTAACATAGAATTTTATTAAAGATGAATCTCTAAAATAGCACATTCTATAAGTTTATTCCAAAATAGCACTTAATgataaaaatcacaaaaaatcACTCATTCGACTAGAAAAATACTAAACTACTCAAACTCCTAAAACTTAATCTTAACTCCacccctaaatactaaaccgtaaaccctagTCACTAAACTTTAAcccaaatataaaacaattttgaacTTAAATGATACTATTTTTGGAAAATGTCCTTCTTAGTGCTAATTTTGTCATAAAAACATGATGTAGTAACAGAGATCATACTAGCCTTTAAAAACTGCTTACCAGTGATAATCTCTCCATCGCTTGTAATAGCAGTGACTGATGAACTTGTGACTCCTAATGAGGCAAATGCTTGTGCTTGTGGATACTCTGAATCACCCTTGAACATGCGTGTTAGTGCCCCTCCAGCTTTACCATGATGAAAGATGAAAGGAGCGTTGTGGCCATCAGGAGTGTTTGGTTGCCACTTGTGATGTGCAATATGTGCTGCAGGCACGTTCATGTCAACGATCACAACACTATCCGAAGTGGCTTTGATGGCCGAAGCAGGTAAGTTGCAGTGTTCTGGAGTTGGAACAGGATATGGTTTTATCTCTTTTGGGTTCCTAAAGATGGTCTGCATGTGAAGGACATCTTTCAGAGGCATTTTTTTTATGTGTGGCACAGTCAATAGCTGAGATGGTGTTTGTCCAAAAGAAGCGATCTTATCCTGAGTAGCTCGTTGTTGTACCTTCATGAAAAGATCCAAACATGCACGTCATGTAAACAGACTATAACTTTCAAGAGTGGTGCAACAAAGATGACTTACAGGATCTGGGATTTTATCAATATCAACTGTCCCCTCGTATGTAGTGTAGAAGAAAACATTATTCGCCTGTATAGCTTCTTTGCCACGTTGCTTATACCTAAATGAATAAATTGATAAGAGAAGTTTTACTTGAAACTCAGCATGAAGGAGGAAACCTACCCGAAAATGAGATCAATCCATTCATGCAAATGTGCAGAGACATGTTCACTCTCAAGAGCCATTCGTTGCTTGTGTACAAAGTCTATAGGGGTTTTAGCCCAAGGAGGAAGTTTTACAGAATCTGAAATTTCTAGGCGATAATTAGACGCTTGatagaaaattattaattaggTAAATGACTAAACCGATTTTTTGAATGTgtacatcaattttttttaaaaaaatggttcTAGAAAAATCGCTTCGTCTAGAACATACTTTCAGAAGTGAACccatgaaaaaaaaactcataccAAGCTTATCTCCCAACTGTGTTGTACCAAAGTTAAGCAAGTTCTCGTTGGCCAATACCTCAGGAAGGTAAAACAACTCTGGAACCTGCAAAAAAAGAGGTGTCATGAACATGTAGATACACTCTTCAGTTCTAAAGAAGATGAAAAGTGACTAAATGTGTTTGGTTTGGTGCTTTTGGTAAGAACCAACTCTTACCAGCTCCTTCAAATTACTCATATCATGTAGAACTCCTTTCCAAGTGGCTGAAATGTCTGAAAACGTTCGGTCTGCCCCTTTTAGTTGAACTGAAAGGGTTGTAAAAGGTTCCACTCTTGCTAGATAATACAAAACCTACCACatgagattaaaaaaacataataaaccATCTGCGTGGACCCATCATAATGTACCACAGAGAATATAACCTACTGCTCCAGCATTTGAGTAATGTGAATCATAATGGAACTTGGGGATGACTGGATCTTCAAAGTTAGAATATTGTTCTTGAAACTTCTTCAGCCGCTCTGGGTTCAATGCACCAATTGGCTGAACATATACATTAACCACATTACAAAGATTGTATCTACTTTAATGAACCGCATTCATAGAGCAAAACTACAAGCAATACCACCTTGGAAAGATCTCTGTAGCTAGATTGGTTTGTAAGGTCCAAAACTTCTGATACATAGTCAGACAGAACCCATGGGAAGACAGGATACTGCAAAGACACATGCATAGTAGACTGAGGTAACAAAAACGTAGAATGATATTAACACTATCATGAGATTTACCTGAGTAATGTCATTATAACTACGCCCAGCTAATGTGTTGAGCTGCATTAAGTACTCAAAGTTGCTGATCTACAAGAAGAAAGGGTTCTTCAAATGTTACTAATTGAGGAACATGAAATAACATGTTGAGAGTGAAGGATTATTAATCTTTGTTTTACCTCCCATCTAGCCCACCGTTCCATTAACTGTGTTCTTCTCAAAAGCTGTTCTGGTCTCTAAAACAG is part of the Raphanus sativus cultivar WK10039 chromosome 5, ASM80110v3, whole genome shotgun sequence genome and harbors:
- the LOC108805089 gene encoding uncharacterized protein LOC108805089, encoding MNPHKTEEDLFHHHVLDPTHILSQPHHHHHNPEEDPTFSLPEFVLFRSSPSLDSPSHSSDEQDSSSHHPTSSTPKIPNPRVPISISISNQAPRDWDYINPEPHISSQFYTFNSDSHSLMILCLREGRLATPAEIRVATPRSVLKSWRSVWKDRNEDTAYLTAWKRIQDKLTARLDPASGNEFLCFKNNTRQFVSHVSQWQDIVMGFHGDGDLKHLGVRETIDRIKQVWTVGAKLYGIPESFIRVCVAACGVCNAVTGSGGSRNKRRRFEYTESFDVPAKDVADRLQELAAKHKVVLCIRQKYIRYKPFMAEVKDYACHRAGEPASNKKSRVLKREPYQSKRCGCGFRIRAIVPIANYNEKDKTFVYEEEGTAVFKMYAVHSGHEPGAMDGNARIMHRLVGHKGFLMEHDVVYGVREEELETEEIGKDDGGGGDMRLGVLHQVHELRTELGTLEGKIGKIPEEMLGSVSRELFEMLNKMRNIDDEGVVKGTTGLLSDKARSDEILAGDNDLAHWSDHHHQHEHLYGDGKDTELIEDDEDSFGRSLDDVVPWEQIRPPSGCTSPKDILSETSCKPEKWLKCNDFDEKSILNCEDSKLTKPMRHDEGIVSDVGLVGIQVDSFYQDNSKWYDSPCEEDNGFRHGEIL
- the LOC108860328 gene encoding 4-hydroxy-tetrahydrodipicolinate synthase 1, chloroplastic codes for the protein MAALKGYGLISIDSALHSPRAHQFEGYKRRRNARWITPIAALVPNFHLPMRSLEDKNRVITAIKTPYLPDGRFDLEAYDELVNTQIEKGAEGVIVGGTTGEGQLMSWDEHIMLIGHTVNCFGSRIKVIGNTGSNSTRDCCVERE
- the LOC108805235 gene encoding fasciclin-like arabinogalactan protein 10 encodes the protein MASSSRAFSLLAFTISLLAVLSTVTAHNITQILSESPEYSSFNSYLSQTKLADEINSRTTITLLVLNNGAMSSLAGKHPLSVVKNALSLLVLLDYYDPIKLHKISQGTTLTTTLYQTTGNAPGNLGFVNVTDLKGGKVGFGSAAPGSKLESSYTKSVKQIPYNISVLEIDAPIIAPGILTAPAPSADGLSNITGLLEKAGCKTFANLLVTSGVLKTYESTVEKGLTVFAPSDEAFKAEGVPDLTKLTQAEVVSLLEYHALSEYKPKGSLKTNKDAISTLATNGAGKYDLTTSTSGDEVILHTGVGPSRLADTVVDETPVVIFTVDKVLLPTKLFGKSPSPAPAPEPVSAPTPSPAKSPSPAEAPSPVAASPPAPPVDDSPGGAPSDSPTSSEDSKAKNAAFHVSASAYVTVLVTLTATSIFL
- the LOC108861515 gene encoding LOW QUALITY PROTEIN: uncharacterized protein LOC108861515 (The sequence of the model RefSeq protein was modified relative to this genomic sequence to represent the inferred CDS: deleted 1 base in 1 codon; substituted 2 bases at 2 genomic stop codons), with translation MSEDMVKDGYEEIMNVDISSVAIEMMXTKHAYVPQLKYMQMDVRDMSYFEDESFDTVIDKGTLDSLMVRTDAPLSAWRMLGEVSRLIKPGGTYFLITYGGPKVRMPHLTPAYNWNISLYILPRPGFKKPGSSSYSAAKSRLEAIPLTSEGMLPHDYVLEDPDSHFIYICNKKGXREVAQIPSYPLME